From a single Arachis hypogaea cultivar Tifrunner chromosome 3, arahy.Tifrunner.gnm2.J5K5, whole genome shotgun sequence genomic region:
- the LOC112791539 gene encoding protein IQ-DOMAIN 9 — translation MGSGHWFKTIIRLRKSKQSRSKKSKGSLASLKINNNTERESSGSANGTSTASENLVSSGVPLETIAATRIQMAFRAYKARKSLGRLKGLAKLKILTEGYSVRKQATTAINYLHSWSKIQTDIRARRICMVTEDRIRRKKLDSQLKLEAKLHDLEVDWCGGPETMEEIVARLHQREEAAVKRERAMAYAFSHQWRANCSQSQGLGSYELGKANWGWSWKECWIAARPWESRIPNLTVSPKKAQNKYSSQGRKDKNTLTPNVKGTPPSLGSAKGSTKARRLSYPTTQKMVVHEGKQ, via the exons ATGGGTTCAGGCCATTGGTTTAAGACAATCATTCGATTaagaaaatcaaaacaaagcAGATCAAAGAAATCAAAG GGATCTTTAGCTTCATTGAAGATAAACAATAATACAGAAAGAGAGTCTAGTGGTTCAGCAAATGGAACTAGTACTGCAAGTGAAAATCTTGTGTCCTCTGGGGTACCACTTGAAACTATTGCTGCAACAAGAATACAGATGGCATTCCGGGCATACAAG GCTAGAAAATCTTTAGGCCGATTAAAAGGATTGGCAAAACTAAAGATTCTGACAGAAGGTTACTCTGTTAGAAAACAAGCTACTACAGCCATAAATTATCTTCATTCATGGAGTAAGATACAGACAGATATTAGAGCTCGCCGAATCTGTATGGTGACAGAAGACAGGATCAGGCGGAAGAAACTGGATTCACAGCTAAAGCTTGAAGCAAAGCTCCATGATCTGGAG GTGGATTGGTGTGGAGGCCCTGAAACCATGGAGGAAATCGTTGCAAGGCTACATCAGAGAGAAGAAGCAGCAGTTAAGAGGGAAAGAGCCATGGCTTATGCCTTTTCTCATCAG TGGAGGGCCAACTGCAGTCAGAGTCAAGGGCTAGGCAGTTATGAACTTGGCAAAGCTAATTGGGGTTGGAGCTGGAAGGAGTGCTGGATTGCGGCTCGCCCGTGGGAAAGCCGCATCCCCAACCTAACCGTGAGTCCCAAGAAAGCTCAAAATAAGTACTCAAGCCAAGGTCGGAAGGATAAGAACACATTGACACCAAATGTAAAAGGCACTCCTCCTTCTTTAGGTAGTGCAAAAGGGTCTACAAAAGCTAGGAGATTATCTTACCCAACCACACAGAAAATGGTGGTGCATGAAGGAAAGCAATGA